One stretch of Lytechinus variegatus isolate NC3 chromosome 17, Lvar_3.0, whole genome shotgun sequence DNA includes these proteins:
- the LOC121431168 gene encoding uncharacterized protein LOC121431168 isoform X2: MPNSPNTMPVLVWSRSSGSCPRPGRQSQMRFLRRKMLRVKRVLNTHWRLVMVSALTLTTIYFVLNIRKKAINSTRRNYADMPGFHMFFNPPEDEFDKEFRDKSRLPPSVETMEDTPKLHTGDTLLGYFLTMYVDGMEITWSSAVNSRSLLFLAMQDYMLMMVEADVRVKWSDTKKKNNGSVLIAPIPTKLNEDSVPLQRYLYFLSRYSNKGIQLNFPDIETARIALPQLNGMKSQLHAPVWLHADVLPGPNLAEVPVDPNQFIGLVQSNFPSSTLLLGWATTWSPDAPQIRYSWYNVIEMAKTCAGAKQPVSFAVRAIYARKSIRQLRFLLSLTSRFSLTVWTDVYDIMPLPDLVHFRKNMDPKRVHYNLPENFMESIKSVNGQQPAPIDPETMLWNRNLWQPVLMDDVSLVFLGAEQAVLEGEASWIVSKIPYQAELQAKGKTVVVEGKFQFLSRDSQKVVKGEAARVIIRSSGVNPPAPDKVQGVQLVVRPDGFIELSEINMQHASLYDLRTSGHLPRNDCYEFKIVDRGEDYPIFCEVKLLKCEEEDSDLEALSVSLHFKVPYEPESQMYYIAVNPIGGKQPLVIENLVVYS, from the exons ATGCCAAATTCGCCCAATACCATGCCTGTTCTTGTATGGAGTAGGAGCAGCGGTAGTTGCCCGCGTCCTGGCCGGCAGTCACAGATGAGGTTCCTACGCCGGAAGATGCTGCGGGTTAAGAGGGTTCTAAATACTCATTGGAGGCTGGTCATGGTTTCAGCCCTGACCCTGACCACGATATATTTcgttttgaatatcaggaaaaaagCTATCAACTCAACAAGACGGAATTATGCAGACATGCCAGGCTTCC atatGTTCTTCAATCCCCCGGAGGATGAGTTCGACAAAGAATTTCGAG ATAAATCCAGACTGCCGCCATCTGTTGAGACGATGGAGGATACGCCGAAACTCCATACGGGGGACACACTCCTAGGCTATTTCCTGACCATGTATGTCGATGGTATGGAGATTACATGGTCGAGTGCTGTTAACAGCAGAAGTCTATTATTTCTAGCCATGCAAG ATTACATGTTAATGATGGTTGAAGCAGATGTTCGAGTTAAATGGAGTGAcaccaaaaagaaaaacaacggATCGGTCCTTATTGCTCCAATTCCTACAAAACTCAACGAGGATAGCGTACCTCTGCAACGCTATCTTTATTTCTTATCCAGATATTCGAATAAAGGCATCCAATTGAATTTTCCGGATATAGAAACCGCTCGGATAGCCCTACCTCAGTTGAATGGCATGAAGAGCCAGCTTCATGCGCCGGTTTGGTTGCATGCAGATGTATTACCGGGTCCGAATTTAGCCGAGGTGCCGGTTGATCCGAATCAGTTTATTGGTTTGGTACAGAGTAACTTTCCCAGTTCAACGCTCTTGCTCGGATGGGCGACTACCTGGAGTCCGGATGCACCTCAGATCCGGTATTCTTGGTATAACGTGATAGAAATGGCAAAGACATGCGCGGGAGCCAAACAGCCGGTTTCATTTGCTGTCCGGGCGATTTATGCACGCAAATCTATACGGCAACTTCGGTTTCTTCTCAGTCTGACTTCGCGGTTCTCGCTTACTGTTTGGACCGATGTTTACGACATCATGCCTCTGCCGGATCTGGTTCACTTCAGAAAGAACATGGATCCGAAACGGGTACACTATAATTTACCAGAAAATTTCATGGAGAGTATAAAAAGTGTAAACGGTCAACAACCGGCACCAATTGATCCGGAAACCATGCTCTGGAATCGGAATTTGTGGCAACCGGTTTTAATGGATGATGTTTCATTGGTATTTCTTGGAGCTGAGCAAGCAGTTTTAGAAGGAGAAGCGAGTTGGATAGTTTCTAAGATACCATACCAAGCAGAATTACAAGCTAAAGGAAAAACTGTCGTTGTTGAAGGAAAATTCCAATTCTTAAGCAGAGACTCACAAAAAGTGGTTAAAGGAGAAGCGGCTCGGGTCATTATCCGGTCATCCGGCGTCAACCCGCCAGCACCGGATAAAGTCCAAGGCGTTCAGCTAGTCGTCAGACCAGACGGTTTCATAGAGTTATCCGAAATCAACATGCAACACGCCTCGTTGTATGATTTACGAACAAGTGGACATTTACCACGAAACGACTGCTACGAGTTTAAGATCGTCGATAGGGGAGAAGATTATCCAATATTTTGTgaagtgaaattattaaaatgtgAAGAGGAGGATTCCGATTTAGAAGCTCTATCGGTGTCATTACATTTTAAGGTTCCTTACGAGCCAGAGAGTCAGATGTATTACATAGCTGTCAACCCTATTGGTGGAAAACAACCTTTAGTTATTGAGAATTTAGTTGTATACTCTTAG
- the LOC121431168 gene encoding uncharacterized protein LOC121431168 isoform X1 produces the protein MPNSPNTMPVLVWSRSSGSCPRPGRQSQMRFLRRKMLRVKRVLNTHWRLVMVSALTLTTIYFVLNIRKKAINSTRRNYADMPGFQRDAGRIADMFFNPPEDEFDKEFRDKSRLPPSVETMEDTPKLHTGDTLLGYFLTMYVDGMEITWSSAVNSRSLLFLAMQDYMLMMVEADVRVKWSDTKKKNNGSVLIAPIPTKLNEDSVPLQRYLYFLSRYSNKGIQLNFPDIETARIALPQLNGMKSQLHAPVWLHADVLPGPNLAEVPVDPNQFIGLVQSNFPSSTLLLGWATTWSPDAPQIRYSWYNVIEMAKTCAGAKQPVSFAVRAIYARKSIRQLRFLLSLTSRFSLTVWTDVYDIMPLPDLVHFRKNMDPKRVHYNLPENFMESIKSVNGQQPAPIDPETMLWNRNLWQPVLMDDVSLVFLGAEQAVLEGEASWIVSKIPYQAELQAKGKTVVVEGKFQFLSRDSQKVVKGEAARVIIRSSGVNPPAPDKVQGVQLVVRPDGFIELSEINMQHASLYDLRTSGHLPRNDCYEFKIVDRGEDYPIFCEVKLLKCEEEDSDLEALSVSLHFKVPYEPESQMYYIAVNPIGGKQPLVIENLVVYS, from the exons ATGCCAAATTCGCCCAATACCATGCCTGTTCTTGTATGGAGTAGGAGCAGCGGTAGTTGCCCGCGTCCTGGCCGGCAGTCACAGATGAGGTTCCTACGCCGGAAGATGCTGCGGGTTAAGAGGGTTCTAAATACTCATTGGAGGCTGGTCATGGTTTCAGCCCTGACCCTGACCACGATATATTTcgttttgaatatcaggaaaaaagCTATCAACTCAACAAGACGGAATTATGCAGACATGCCAGGCTTCC AGAGAGACGCAGGGCGAATTGCAG atatGTTCTTCAATCCCCCGGAGGATGAGTTCGACAAAGAATTTCGAG ATAAATCCAGACTGCCGCCATCTGTTGAGACGATGGAGGATACGCCGAAACTCCATACGGGGGACACACTCCTAGGCTATTTCCTGACCATGTATGTCGATGGTATGGAGATTACATGGTCGAGTGCTGTTAACAGCAGAAGTCTATTATTTCTAGCCATGCAAG ATTACATGTTAATGATGGTTGAAGCAGATGTTCGAGTTAAATGGAGTGAcaccaaaaagaaaaacaacggATCGGTCCTTATTGCTCCAATTCCTACAAAACTCAACGAGGATAGCGTACCTCTGCAACGCTATCTTTATTTCTTATCCAGATATTCGAATAAAGGCATCCAATTGAATTTTCCGGATATAGAAACCGCTCGGATAGCCCTACCTCAGTTGAATGGCATGAAGAGCCAGCTTCATGCGCCGGTTTGGTTGCATGCAGATGTATTACCGGGTCCGAATTTAGCCGAGGTGCCGGTTGATCCGAATCAGTTTATTGGTTTGGTACAGAGTAACTTTCCCAGTTCAACGCTCTTGCTCGGATGGGCGACTACCTGGAGTCCGGATGCACCTCAGATCCGGTATTCTTGGTATAACGTGATAGAAATGGCAAAGACATGCGCGGGAGCCAAACAGCCGGTTTCATTTGCTGTCCGGGCGATTTATGCACGCAAATCTATACGGCAACTTCGGTTTCTTCTCAGTCTGACTTCGCGGTTCTCGCTTACTGTTTGGACCGATGTTTACGACATCATGCCTCTGCCGGATCTGGTTCACTTCAGAAAGAACATGGATCCGAAACGGGTACACTATAATTTACCAGAAAATTTCATGGAGAGTATAAAAAGTGTAAACGGTCAACAACCGGCACCAATTGATCCGGAAACCATGCTCTGGAATCGGAATTTGTGGCAACCGGTTTTAATGGATGATGTTTCATTGGTATTTCTTGGAGCTGAGCAAGCAGTTTTAGAAGGAGAAGCGAGTTGGATAGTTTCTAAGATACCATACCAAGCAGAATTACAAGCTAAAGGAAAAACTGTCGTTGTTGAAGGAAAATTCCAATTCTTAAGCAGAGACTCACAAAAAGTGGTTAAAGGAGAAGCGGCTCGGGTCATTATCCGGTCATCCGGCGTCAACCCGCCAGCACCGGATAAAGTCCAAGGCGTTCAGCTAGTCGTCAGACCAGACGGTTTCATAGAGTTATCCGAAATCAACATGCAACACGCCTCGTTGTATGATTTACGAACAAGTGGACATTTACCACGAAACGACTGCTACGAGTTTAAGATCGTCGATAGGGGAGAAGATTATCCAATATTTTGTgaagtgaaattattaaaatgtgAAGAGGAGGATTCCGATTTAGAAGCTCTATCGGTGTCATTACATTTTAAGGTTCCTTACGAGCCAGAGAGTCAGATGTATTACATAGCTGTCAACCCTATTGGTGGAAAACAACCTTTAGTTATTGAGAATTTAGTTGTATACTCTTAG